From Pseudomonas sp. FP2335, the proteins below share one genomic window:
- a CDS encoding GNAT family acetyltransferase codes for MPTAVRLAQPADAEGISQVILAALHSSNAKDYPADVIARVASNFTPDAVLALLTRRVVLVAVQDDVIVATAALDANVVRSVFVNPALQGQGIGRLLMTEIELRARQAGVTVLSVPSSLTAEPFYTRLGFHTVRDVYHGNERTLVMEKTLLSRHPIGPYRDRQHRAQVVALWQEAFGYDTAHNLPTLAIDKKLAVNDGLFFVATDKKAVIGTILAGYDGHRGWLYSVAVHADYRRHGLGSSLVRHAEQALTALGCMKINLQISGGNEAVTGFYETLGYGVEPRVSMGKKILENIKVSDA; via the coding sequence ATGCCTACCGCCGTTCGTCTCGCCCAACCCGCCGATGCCGAGGGCATCAGCCAGGTCATCCTGGCTGCCCTGCACAGCAGCAACGCGAAGGATTACCCGGCAGATGTGATCGCCCGGGTTGCGAGCAACTTCACCCCCGATGCGGTACTGGCCTTGCTGACGCGCCGGGTGGTGCTGGTGGCGGTGCAGGACGACGTCATCGTCGCCACGGCGGCGCTGGATGCCAACGTGGTGCGCTCGGTGTTCGTTAACCCGGCGCTGCAGGGGCAGGGGATTGGCCGGTTGCTGATGACCGAAATTGAACTGCGTGCCCGCCAGGCCGGCGTGACGGTGTTGAGCGTGCCGTCTTCACTGACGGCCGAGCCGTTCTATACCAGGTTGGGGTTTCATACCGTGCGCGATGTCTACCATGGCAATGAGCGCACGTTGGTGATGGAGAAGACGCTGTTGTCCCGCCACCCCATCGGGCCGTATCGCGACCGCCAGCACCGGGCGCAGGTGGTGGCTTTGTGGCAGGAGGCATTTGGGTATGACACGGCGCACAACCTGCCGACCCTGGCGATCGATAAGAAGCTGGCGGTCAACGACGGGCTGTTTTTTGTGGCCACGGATAAGAAGGCCGTGATCGGGACGATTCTTGCCGGTTACGACGGCCATCGTGGCTGGCTGTATTCAGTGGCGGTGCATGCCGATTATCGGCGGCATGGCCTGGGGTCTTCGCTGGTGCGCCATGCGGAACAGGCGTTGACGGCGCTGGGTTGCATGAAGATCAACCTGCAGATATCCGGCGGGAATGAGGCGGTGACGGGGTTTTATGAAACCCTGGGATATGGGGTAGAGCCGCGGGTCAGTATGGGCAAGAAGATTTTAGAAAACATCAAGGTTTCAGATGCATGA
- the ctlX gene encoding citrulline utilization hydrolase CtlX codes for MQTTNTVLMIRPARFAFNPDTAINNRFQRQPVDPLSAQQKALEEFDGYVDTLRQHGVEVLVVQDTPAPHTPDSIFPNNWWSSHADGSLVLYPMEGQNRRLERNKGVLQVLEQRFAINSTIDLSHLEQQNIFLEGTGSMVLDRQHRISYACHSGRTHHDALRQFAERLDYQLCVFHAVDRHHAPIYHSNVMMSVGRDLSVVCLQALPDADERLALERSLRDTGKDILALDFDQLEAFAGNMLEVHDRDGQPLLVMSASAWGALQPAQRAHVERHTRPVVVNIDNIERIGGGSARCMLAEVHLPARPSFQ; via the coding sequence ATGCAAACCACCAACACCGTCTTGATGATTCGCCCGGCGCGCTTTGCCTTCAACCCGGACACCGCGATCAACAACCGTTTCCAACGCCAGCCCGTCGACCCACTGAGTGCACAGCAGAAAGCGCTGGAAGAGTTCGACGGCTATGTCGACACCCTGCGCCAGCACGGCGTCGAAGTGCTGGTGGTGCAGGACACCCCGGCGCCCCACACCCCCGACTCGATCTTCCCCAACAACTGGTGGAGCAGCCACGCCGACGGCAGCCTGGTGCTGTACCCGATGGAAGGCCAGAACCGCCGGCTGGAACGCAACAAAGGCGTGCTGCAAGTGCTGGAACAACGCTTTGCGATCAACAGCACCATCGACCTCAGCCACCTGGAACAACAGAACATCTTTCTCGAAGGCACCGGCAGCATGGTGCTCGACCGTCAGCACCGCATCAGCTACGCCTGCCACTCCGGGCGCACCCATCACGACGCCCTGCGCCAGTTCGCCGAGCGCCTCGACTACCAGCTCTGCGTATTCCACGCCGTCGACCGCCACCATGCGCCGATCTACCACAGCAACGTGATGATGAGCGTCGGCCGCGACCTCTCGGTGGTGTGCCTGCAAGCCCTGCCGGATGCCGACGAACGCCTGGCCCTGGAACGCTCGCTGCGCGACACCGGCAAGGACATCCTCGCCCTCGACTTCGACCAGCTCGAAGCCTTCGCCGGCAACATGCTCGAAGTCCACGACCGCGACGGCCAACCGCTGCTGGTGATGTCGGCCAGCGCCTGGGGTGCCCTGCAACCGGCGCAGCGTGCGCATGTGGAACGCCACACCCGGCCGGTGGTGGTGAATATCGACAACATCGAACGCATCGGCGGCGGCAGTGCCCGCTGCATGCTGGCGGAAGTGCACCTGCCAGCCCGTCCCTCATTTCAATAA
- a CDS encoding ornithine cyclodeaminase yields MTRYIDVNDLSYLVSQKGLQTCISEMAEYIRADYLRWQDFEKCARLANHSPDGVIELMPVSDASLYAFKYVNGHPKNTQAGMLTVMAFGALGDVDTGKPVLLAEMTLTTAIRTAATSALVARYLARDNSRSMALIGNGSQSEFQALAFHAMLGINEIRLFDIDAKATAKLAANLKAFPAIKVILASSVADAVKGADIVTTVTADKAYATILTDDMIEPGMHLNAVGGDCPGKTELDRRIVERARVIVEYEPQSRIEGEIQHMPEDSPVTELWQVINGQKPGRENPRQVTLFDSVGFAIEDYSALRYVLDVATALDVGSTLELVPDLADPKDLFARLAQPVAQQKKRA; encoded by the coding sequence ATGACCCGTTACATCGACGTCAACGACCTCAGCTACCTGGTGTCGCAAAAAGGCCTGCAAACCTGCATCAGCGAGATGGCCGAGTACATCCGCGCCGACTACCTGCGCTGGCAGGACTTCGAAAAGTGTGCACGCCTGGCCAACCATTCGCCGGACGGTGTGATCGAGTTGATGCCGGTGTCGGATGCCTCGCTGTACGCCTTCAAGTACGTCAACGGCCACCCGAAAAACACCCAGGCCGGCATGCTCACCGTGATGGCCTTCGGCGCCCTGGGCGATGTAGACACTGGCAAACCGGTGCTGCTGGCGGAAATGACCCTGACCACCGCGATCCGCACCGCCGCCACGTCGGCGCTGGTGGCGCGCTACCTGGCACGGGACAACAGCCGCAGCATGGCACTGATCGGCAACGGCTCGCAGAGTGAATTCCAGGCCCTGGCCTTCCACGCCATGCTCGGCATCAATGAAATCCGCCTGTTCGACATCGACGCCAAGGCCACCGCCAAGCTGGCGGCCAACCTCAAGGCGTTCCCGGCAATCAAGGTGATCCTGGCCAGCAGCGTGGCTGACGCAGTGAAAGGCGCGGACATCGTCACCACCGTCACTGCCGACAAGGCCTACGCGACCATCCTGACCGACGACATGATCGAACCGGGCATGCACCTCAACGCCGTCGGCGGTGACTGCCCCGGCAAGACCGAGCTGGACCGACGTATCGTCGAGCGTGCCCGCGTGATCGTCGAGTACGAGCCGCAAAGCCGTATCGAAGGTGAAATCCAGCACATGCCGGAAGATTCGCCGGTGACCGAGCTGTGGCAAGTGATCAACGGGCAAAAACCTGGCCGCGAAAACCCACGCCAGGTCACTTTGTTCGACTCGGTGGGTTTTGCCATCGAAGACTACTCGGCGCTGCGCTACGTGCTGGATGTGGCCACAGCCCTGGACGTGGGCAGCACCCTTGAACTGGTGCCGGACCTGGCCGACCCGAAAGACCTGTTTGCGCGTCTGGCCCAGCCGGTCGCACAGCAGAAAAAGCGCGCCTGA
- a CDS encoding ABC transporter substrate-binding protein: MTPLRSLFAALLLPLCATAAHAQEWKEIRFGVFPEYPPFESVAADGSLQGFDIDLGNAICAKLEVKCTWVHNEFDGMIPALRARKFDAIMSSMAVTPAREKIIDFTDRLFLSPTSVITRKSADFGDTPESLKGKQVGVLQGSLQEAYARAHLAKLGAQIKAYQSQDQNYADLQNGRLDATLTDKLEAQLNFLSKPEGADFKTGPAFKDPTLPLDIAMGLRKNDQELRALINKGIAAVQADGTYAQIQKKYFGDQDIYNE, translated from the coding sequence ATGACTCCACTGCGATCACTCTTCGCTGCGTTGCTGTTGCCACTATGCGCCACCGCCGCCCACGCCCAGGAGTGGAAAGAAATCCGCTTCGGCGTCTTCCCCGAATACCCGCCCTTCGAATCCGTGGCCGCCGACGGCAGCCTGCAAGGTTTCGACATCGATCTGGGCAACGCCATCTGCGCCAAGCTCGAAGTCAAATGCACCTGGGTGCACAACGAATTCGACGGCATGATCCCGGCCCTGCGTGCGCGCAAGTTCGACGCCATCATGTCGTCCATGGCCGTGACCCCGGCCCGCGAAAAAATCATCGACTTCACTGACCGCCTGTTCCTCAGCCCGACCTCGGTGATCACCCGCAAGAGCGCCGACTTCGGCGACACCCCCGAGTCGTTGAAAGGCAAGCAAGTCGGCGTGCTGCAAGGTTCGCTGCAAGAGGCCTACGCCCGTGCACACCTGGCCAAGCTCGGCGCGCAGATCAAGGCGTATCAGTCCCAGGACCAGAACTATGCCGACCTGCAGAACGGCCGCCTTGATGCGACCCTGACCGACAAGCTCGAAGCCCAACTCAACTTCCTGTCCAAGCCGGAAGGCGCCGACTTCAAGACCGGCCCGGCGTTCAAAGACCCCACCCTGCCGCTGGACATCGCCATGGGCCTGCGCAAGAACGACCAGGAATTGCGCGCGCTGATCAACAAAGGCATCGCGGCGGTGCAAGCGGATGGCACCTACGCACAGATCCAGAAGAAATACTTCGGCGATCAGGACATCTACAACGAGTAA